In a single window of the Leopardus geoffroyi isolate Oge1 chromosome D2, O.geoffroyi_Oge1_pat1.0, whole genome shotgun sequence genome:
- the DCLRE1A gene encoding DNA cross-link repair 1A protein translates to MLEDAFLEEDIWEYKSKRKPKPVHTNNCSENTPKSVEKATDGKYQSKRNRNKKRTVEAKEKTKDPEICLEETESQTSVASSQNSSCEGGIQQSQDQEATPGKHCRTRKHKHVSPKIRPVYDGYCPNCQMPFSSLLGQTPRWHVFECLDSPPVSETECPDGLVCTSTIPSHFKRYTHLLLAQSRASNQPLGSSPHGPGGRFGETNSGFLCSLEERWSLHQKQTENLKTVSTTPSSVTPCLKKSQSPAQTNTKISSLTNLQTSQSTPRLAGCVNNDKPVGVGLPLAEELDSQNNSERALSPLPENDFRSYEISYSPLQSDEETDEIDEKLGDSQQELLFTESSKDGSLGEDDTSSSLFHQLRGSSLRDQPEHGPHVHGFLTQDPRDEVLYKYNTLTGSSQPLFQNKSITSRDDGAHTGDDFVPLPSAFAEGLPSSYQAVTAKPGKPRCRANKQKQVLEESAVGNQISLPSLNRAMPKAFGSQGEGDLSFHPTQSKIRKASNRNFSAKNSTDSTCVCGKALGGIQGSKVTIPNTGKSSASTAAESLKISPSGPSCPATQSSSKVMKQTDIGVYFGLPPKRKEEKLLEGSAVEGLNFNPAVSPKGKRSRQRKRKAEKSLSDLEFDAKNLSETQPSVEFSSERSQPQRKRLRKSDSLQAGAHQKRSHRLIDRTESETLNLRKDKVFVKSACGRLQRGNTEIPESSNAGQLRKKTCPFYKKIPGTGFTVDAFQYGLVEGCTAYFLTHFHSDHYAGLSKNFTFPVYCSEITGNLLKSKLHMQKQYVHPLPMDTECIVNGVKVILLDANHCPGAVMILFYLPNGKVLLHTGDFRAHPTMERSLLAGHKVHTLYLDTTYCSPEYSFPSQQEVIQFAINTAFEAVTLNPRVLVVCGTYSIGKEKVFLAIADVLGSKVGMSQEKYKTLQCLNIPELNSLITTDMCNSLVHLLPMMQINFKALQSHLKKCGGKYDQILAFRPTGWTHSNKLTGIADIIPQTKGNISIYGIPYSEHSSYLEMKRFVQWLKPQKIIPTVNVGTLKSRSTMEKYFKEWKLEAGY, encoded by the exons ATGTTAGAGGATGCTTTTTTGGAAGAAGACATCTGGGAATACAAatctaaaagaaaaccaaagccggTCCATACAAATAATTGCTCTGAGAATACTCCAAAATCTGTTGAAAAAGCAACAGATGGAAAATACCAGTCAAAacgaaacagaaataaaaaaagaacggtagaagctaaagaaaagacaaaggacccCGAAATTTGCCTTGAAGAAACAGAGAGTCAGACTTCTGTAGCTTCCAGTCAGAATTCTAGTTGTGAGGGTGGTATTCAGCAGTCCCAAGATCAGGAGGCCACTCCAGGAAAGCACTGTAGGACTCGCAAACACAAACACGTATCTCCAAAGATACGTCCGGTTTATGATGGATACTGTCCAAACTGCCAGATGCCTTTTTCCTCATTGCTAGGTCAGACACCTCGATGGCATGTTTTCGAGTGTTTGGATTCGCCACCGGTCTCTGAAACAG AGTGTCCTGATGGTCTTGTGTGTACCTCAACAATTCCTTCTCATTTCAAGAGATACACTCACCTCCTGCtggctcagagcagagccagcaACCAGCCTCTCGGCAGCTCACCACATGGGCCAGGGGGTCGTTTCGGTGAGACTAATTCAGGCTTCCTCTGTAGCCTTGAGGAAAGATGGTCTCTGCATCAGAAACAGACGGAAAACTTAAAAACCGTTTCGACTACACCCTCATCAGTGACACCGTGTCTAAAGAAATCTCAGTCTCCTGCTCAAACCAATACCAAGATATCTTCTTTGACAAATCTCCAAACATCCCAGTCCACCCCACGACTTGCAGGATGTGTTAATAATGACAAACCAGTAGGAGTTGGTTTGCCTCTCGCTGAAGAATTAGACAGCCAAAACAACTCAGAACGCGCACTCTCGCCACTGCCAGAAAATGACTTTCGCAGCTACGAAATCTCTTACTCTCCACTTCAAAGTGATGAAGAGACTGACGAGATAGATGAAAAGCTAGGTGATTCACAGCAGGAACTGCTGTTTACAGAAAGCTCTAAAGATGGCAGCCTGGGAGAAGATGACACCAGCTCTTCTTTGTTTCACCAACTCCGTGGCTCCTCCCTGAGGGACCAGCCGGAGCACGGCCCCCACGTGCACGGCTTCTTAACTCAGGATCCACGCGATGAAGTATTGTATAAATACAACACGCTAACCGGTTCGTCTCAGCCTCTTTTCCAGAATAAGAGCATTACTTCACGTGATGATGGGGCGCATACCGGTGATGATTTCGTGCCGTTGCCATCGGCATTCGCAGAGGGGCTTCCTTCTAGTTATCAAGCTGTCACAGCAAAACCTGGCAAGCCACGATGTCGGGCAAATAAACAGAAACAGGTACTTGAAGAATCAGCTGTTGGCAATCAGATTTCCCTTCCATCACTTAATCGTGCAATGCCAAAAGCTTTTGGAAGCCAGGGAGAAGGGGATCTTTCTTTCCATCCAACCCAAAGTAAAATTAGGAAAGCATCAAATAGGAACTTCAGTGCTAAGAACAGTACTGACTCCACATGTGTCTGCGGAAAGGCATTAGGTGGTATACAAGGCAGTAAAGTTACAATTCCAAATACAGGGAAATCTAGTGCGTCTACTGCGGCCGAGTCTCTGAAAATATCGCCATCTGGTCCAAGCTGTCCTGCGACACAGTCTTCTTCCAAGGTAATGAAGCAAACGGATATAGGTGTTTATTTTGGTCTACcacccaaaagaaaagaagagaaattgctGGAGGGAAGTGCAGTAGAAGGGCTGAACTTCAATCCAGCTGTAAGTCCTAAGGGAAAGAGGTCCCGGCAGCGcaagaggaaagcagaaaagtCATTAAGTGATTTAGAATTTGATGCAAAGAATTTAAGTGAGACTCAGCCCTCTGTGGAATTTTCCAGTGAGAGGTCACAGCCTCAAAGAAAGCGACTGAGAAAGTCAGATTCACTACAGGCAGGAGCACATCAGAAGAGGTCACATCGCCTTATTGATAGGACAGAATCCGAAACCCTCAATTTAAGGAAAGACAAAGTCTTCGTAAAATCAGCTTGTGGCAGGCTgcagagagggaacacagaaatCCCAGAGTCATCTAATGCAggacaattaagaaaaaagacatgCCCATTCTATAAGAAAATACCTG GGACTGGCTTCACAGTTGATGCCTTCCAGTACGGACTGGTGGAAGGTTGCACAGCCTATTTTCTCACACATTTTCATTCTGATCATTACGCTGGATTGTCTAAAAACTTCACATTTCCAGTTTATTGTAGTGAG ATAACCGGCAATTTGTTGAAGAGCAAACTTCACATGCAAAAGCAATATGTCCATCCACTACCAATGGACACTGAATGTATAGTAAATGGTGTAAAAGTCATTTTGCTTGATGCCAACCA CTGTCCAGGTGCTGTCATGATTCTGTTCTATCTTCCTAATGGTAAAGTCCTGTTACACACCGGAGACTTCCGAGCACACCCCACCATGGAACGTTCTCTTCTCGCAGGCCACAAAGTCCACACGCTTTACTTAGATACGAC ATACTGCAGCCCAGAATACTCCTTCCCGTCGCAGCAAGAGGTTATCCAGTTTGCCATCAACACTGCCTTTGAGGCAGTAACTCTAAACCCACGTGTTCTTGTTGTCTGTGGCACCTATTCtattggaaaagagaaagtctTCCTAG CCATCGCTGACGTTTTAGGTTCAAAAGTGGGCATGtcccaagaaaaatataaaaccttaCAGTGCCTCAACATCCCAGAACTTAATTCCCTCATCACTACAGATATGTGCAATTCACTGGTTCACCTTCTCCCAATGATGCAAATTAACTTTAAG